Sequence from the Thermostichus vulcanus str. 'Rupite' genome:
CCTTAAATTGCAGGGCATAGAGCTTTTCGTTGGCGGAGCGGATCCCGGCGGGATGATTGAGCACCAGGGTTTGGCTGGGAGAAAGGCGATCCAAAAGGTAAGTGGCGTAGAGATAGGCGGTATCCACTGGCGGATCCTTGCGCATCCATACTGCTTGCATTTGGCTCAAAGGCATGAGCTGCTCTTGCTTCACCGCATACCAGGGATCTGCCCCCAAATCCAACTGAATTTCCTGAACGGCTCCCCAGGTTTCCCCCTGATCCAGGTACAGATCCCCAATGCCTAGGCAGAAGATGCGGTGTCCCCGGTTCTGAAGCGCCTCCATCAAGGCAACGCTGGTATCATGGCCCACCTGTAATTGGGATAAGGGATCAACAATGAAAGCTACCTGCATGGATCACTGACGAAAGGCTGCCCTGAGTATGCAACAAATCGGAGGGGATCGGAGCTGAACCACCCTTTCTTTACCACTACCGGTTTCTCCAACGGGACAGGAGAGGCAAAGATTAGCGGATACGAAACCGCCTTTATTAAAGTTCCCTTAACCTCTCCAGCCAAAGCAAACGTTAGCTTAGTTACTGACAGGACATCCTTCTGCAACTGTAAAGCCTGTATGGGCTCTTCTTCCAACCTGCCTGTAGGGATCCCTTGGCCGTGACTGCCTCCTCTCCCGAGCCTTCTGCTCCCATCCGCATCGAAACCACGCGAGAGTTGCTAGCAGCCTTACGTGAGGGGCGTTCTTTGCTGGGTGCCAATCTGGAAAATGCCTATCTCTCGCGGGGCCTATTCGACCGCATTCAGATGCCCAAAGCCAACCTGCTACGGGCCAATTTGCGCTCCATTAGCATGCAACAGGCGGATCTGCGGTTGTGTAATTTTCGCCGCGCCGATGTGGAACGGGCTAATTTTGCCGCATCAGACCTACGGGGATCCAGCTTCAGCCAAGCTTTGGGAGATTACAGCAACTTCACCGCCGCCAAGCTAGACAAAAGCAGCTTTCAGACGGGTCGTTTCAGCCATGCCATCTTTCGAGGTGCCAGCTTGGTAG
This genomic interval carries:
- a CDS encoding pentapeptide repeat-containing protein; the protein is MTASSPEPSAPIRIETTRELLAALREGRSLLGANLENAYLSRGLFDRIQMPKANLLRANLRSISMQQADLRLCNFRRADVERANFAASDLRGSSFSQALGDYSNFTAAKLDKSSFQTGRFSHAIFRGASLVAANLMEGNFFSSDFRQANLFRSNLSGAALVSCQLQFANLEQAILVGANLQDAQFEQTCFAGADFTDAKLSDNLRKVLIEGATGTNELTQRDTLNTLLSGLQPKSQKLFGLL